The following are encoded together in the Adhaeribacter arboris genome:
- a CDS encoding ion channel, giving the protein MLQQTTDPGFGEKYANQTKRIINKDGSFNVVRKGGNFTSRDFYLFLINTSWPKFLGLMLLFYMLINLIFASIYFLAGIEHLANLPPDNKYLSVYFFSVQTFTTVGYGNISPQGIPANIVASFEAMSGWLFFALATGLLYGRFSRPSARILFSRNMIITPAEPWPKLMFRIVNQRSNMLMEMEGRMILVLADRSNNQHNRKYYALKLEIPNIVFFPMNWTMVHVINEESPLYGKTPEDLRRQEAEILIHIKGFDDTFSQVLHTRYSYRHEELVWNARFRRAYETDEYGNIIMHLDEIHNHEPVPETELVGSV; this is encoded by the coding sequence ATGTTGCAGCAAACCACCGACCCCGGCTTCGGAGAAAAGTACGCAAATCAAACCAAACGCATTATAAATAAAGACGGTTCTTTTAACGTGGTGCGCAAAGGCGGCAACTTCACCTCCCGCGACTTCTACCTGTTTTTAATTAATACTTCGTGGCCTAAATTTCTGGGCTTGATGTTGCTATTTTATATGCTGATTAATTTAATTTTTGCGAGTATTTACTTTTTGGCGGGAATCGAACATCTGGCTAATTTACCTCCGGATAACAAGTACCTGAGCGTTTATTTTTTTAGCGTACAAACTTTTACTACGGTAGGGTACGGTAATATTTCGCCGCAGGGGATACCAGCCAATATAGTAGCCAGTTTTGAAGCCATGAGTGGCTGGCTGTTCTTTGCCTTAGCCACAGGTTTACTTTACGGTCGCTTTTCCCGGCCATCGGCCCGTATTTTATTTAGCCGCAATATGATTATTACTCCCGCCGAGCCGTGGCCCAAGTTAATGTTCCGGATTGTAAACCAGCGCAGCAATATGCTAATGGAGATGGAAGGACGAATGATACTAGTACTTGCGGATCGCAGCAACAACCAACATAACCGAAAATACTACGCTTTAAAACTGGAAATTCCCAATATTGTTTTCTTCCCGATGAACTGGACAATGGTGCACGTTATTAACGAGGAAAGCCCTTTGTACGGAAAAACACCGGAAGATTTGCGCCGGCAAGAGGCCGAAATTCTCATTCATATTAAAGGATTTGACGATACTTTCAGTCAGGTTTTGCATACCCGCTATTCGTACCGGCACGAAGAATTAGTATGGAATGCCCGTTTTCGACGCGCTTACGAAACCGACGAATACGGTAATATTATCATGCACCTGGACGAGATACACAACCATGAACCCGTGCCGGAAACAGAACTGGTGG
- a CDS encoding serine hydrolase domain-containing protein, with protein MRLLAFHRPRLVLLLFLISLLRFSSSLQAQNKSALPDLAALDAYYEKARQDWEVPGMAIAIVKNDSVVFAKGYGVLNSKTGGLVNANTIFGIASNTKAYTAAALAMLVDEGKLNWHDPVTKYLPYFQLYNPYVSQAATIRDLLSHRVGLATYSGDLLWYNTTYSREEILRRAKFLKPTYAFRDGYGYSNLMFIAAGQVIEAVSGQTWENFIRTRILQPLGMQQTYLSVRELAGKSNIASPHGFDGQHKPVPTTFTPWDAWNPAAGIFTSGNQQAQWLILQLNRGTYKGKRIFSEAASREMWAPVQPLSISSEAEKNNPSTHFSATGLGWFLTDYQGRKMVAHGGGHEGMNSRTVLLPEENLGFVVLTNSMSSIMTALGNRTVDAFLSVPNARDWSQFYLAAVKARQAGAGQAAPTTPTATKLAPTASKKFTGRYTSPLYGDAIITETRNELQLQLVAAPSLGGKLIPNKENIFDLQWKNQYALLTPTQVRFFTNPEGTLEMRLDANNPDFIFSELEFKKVK; from the coding sequence ATGCGCCTACTTGCTTTTCACCGGCCACGGCTGGTGTTGCTTTTGTTTCTGATTTCCCTATTACGTTTCTCCTCCAGTTTGCAGGCGCAAAACAAGTCTGCCTTACCCGACCTGGCTGCGTTGGATGCTTATTACGAAAAAGCCCGCCAGGATTGGGAAGTACCCGGCATGGCCATTGCCATTGTAAAAAATGATTCGGTTGTATTCGCCAAGGGGTATGGCGTACTGAATAGCAAAACTGGTGGTCTGGTAAATGCGAACACTATCTTTGGCATTGCTTCTAACACCAAGGCCTATACGGCTGCCGCCTTAGCCATGCTGGTAGACGAAGGAAAACTAAACTGGCACGACCCGGTAACCAAATACCTGCCTTATTTTCAGCTGTATAACCCCTACGTCAGTCAGGCGGCGACCATCCGCGATTTGCTTAGCCACCGCGTTGGCCTTGCCACTTACAGCGGCGATTTGCTTTGGTACAATACTACTTACTCGCGCGAAGAGATTCTGCGCCGGGCCAAATTTCTAAAACCTACTTATGCCTTCCGCGATGGTTATGGATATTCTAATTTAATGTTTATTGCCGCCGGGCAAGTAATTGAGGCGGTATCCGGTCAAACCTGGGAAAATTTCATCCGGACGCGTATTTTACAGCCCCTCGGCATGCAGCAAACTTATTTATCGGTTCGGGAATTAGCGGGTAAATCCAATATTGCTTCCCCGCACGGTTTTGATGGTCAGCATAAACCAGTACCAACCACTTTTACGCCTTGGGATGCCTGGAACCCAGCCGCCGGAATTTTTACGTCGGGAAACCAACAAGCGCAATGGCTGATATTGCAATTAAACCGGGGCACGTATAAAGGCAAACGGATTTTCAGCGAAGCTGCCTCCCGTGAAATGTGGGCACCCGTACAACCCCTCTCCATAAGTTCGGAAGCCGAAAAAAATAATCCTTCTACGCATTTCTCGGCCACGGGCCTAGGCTGGTTTTTAACCGATTACCAAGGTCGCAAAATGGTAGCCCACGGCGGCGGCCACGAAGGAATGAACTCGCGTACGGTATTACTACCCGAAGAAAATTTAGGCTTTGTGGTTCTTACCAATAGTATGAGCAGCATCATGACCGCTCTGGGTAACCGTACGGTAGATGCTTTTTTAAGCGTACCTAATGCGCGCGACTGGAGTCAATTTTATTTAGCGGCCGTTAAAGCTCGGCAAGCAGGCGCCGGGCAAGCTGCCCCCACTACGCCAACAGCGACCAAGTTAGCACCAACTGCTTCTAAAAAGTTTACCGGCCGATACACCAGCCCTCTCTACGGCGATGCCATCATAACCGAAACAAGAAATGAATTACAGTTGCAACTAGTAGCCGCCCCCAGCTTAGGCGGAAAACTCATTCCGAATAAAGAAAACATTTTTGATTTGCAGTGGAAAAACCAATATGCCCTACTCACGCCTACTCAAGTACGATTTTTTACTAACCCGGAAGGAACTCTGGAAATGCGCTTGGATGCCAATAATCCGGATTTCATTTTCTCGGAACTAGAATTTAAGAAAGTAAAATAA
- the tcmP gene encoding three-Cys-motif partner protein TcmP, whose product MSVVETNTFFKQKRTAAEIKSEIVKAYFSKWCAQILTQLAPSPETILYVDLLAGNLVNEDNSLAEAGLILEQIYRSQETEQNLNTIVKTFFYNASKAELEKLATDLAQLPFRENLENAPVILNEPDQRTYLVELLKERVPALFITNPFFTLLAQELLAPAVQSGNTDLLLVFSPNKMRGAWDSSQERNDLIVLLGEEITSLKEYAPKENSSRKKEQLVVDTLISKLQENQYYPLFFKINLPGKDQTSHYLLFAARTKQAYFLMKEIIARYSDYQEDGVPLFSVNQKPQMPLLPGFFQYLSKYTFTNLLEALSSNRREFHYRTIQEIYEDHAVGTHFILTNYLQAFSELRQQGRINLVDAKNKQVKTISENAIVFYKLHGVK is encoded by the coding sequence ATGTCTGTAGTCGAAACAAATACTTTTTTTAAGCAAAAACGTACTGCCGCCGAAATAAAATCAGAAATAGTAAAAGCTTACTTTAGCAAATGGTGCGCTCAAATTTTAACGCAACTTGCGCCTTCCCCTGAAACCATTTTGTACGTTGACTTGCTCGCCGGGAATTTAGTTAACGAGGATAATTCGCTCGCCGAAGCCGGATTAATTTTAGAACAGATTTATCGAAGCCAAGAAACTGAGCAAAATTTAAATACTATAGTAAAAACCTTCTTTTATAATGCCTCCAAAGCTGAACTAGAGAAATTAGCCACTGATTTAGCACAATTACCTTTCCGGGAAAATCTAGAGAATGCTCCTGTTATTTTAAATGAACCCGACCAACGAACTTATTTAGTTGAACTGCTAAAGGAACGAGTGCCCGCTTTATTTATCACCAATCCTTTTTTTACTCTGTTGGCGCAGGAACTACTGGCTCCTGCGGTGCAGTCGGGAAACACAGACTTACTTTTAGTATTTAGCCCAAATAAGATGCGCGGCGCTTGGGATTCAAGCCAGGAAAGAAATGACCTTATTGTGCTTTTAGGCGAAGAGATAACAAGTTTGAAAGAGTACGCACCAAAAGAAAACAGTTCCCGGAAAAAAGAACAGTTGGTGGTAGATACGCTTATTAGTAAGTTGCAGGAAAATCAGTATTATCCGCTGTTTTTTAAAATTAACCTGCCCGGGAAAGACCAGACCAGCCATTACCTTTTATTTGCCGCCCGAACCAAGCAAGCTTATTTTCTGATGAAAGAAATTATAGCCCGGTACAGCGATTATCAGGAAGATGGCGTACCCTTGTTTTCGGTGAACCAAAAGCCGCAAATGCCTTTATTACCCGGTTTTTTTCAGTACTTAAGCAAATATACTTTTACTAATTTACTCGAAGCCTTAAGCAGCAATCGCCGGGAGTTTCATTACCGCACCATCCAGGAAATCTACGAAGACCACGCCGTGGGTACTCATTTTATTCTAACTAATTACCTGCAAGCTTTTTCCGAATTACGCCAACAAGGTCGGATAAACTTAGTAGATGCAAAAAACAAACAGGTAAAAACTATTTCGGAAAACGCAATTGTATTCTACAAACTGCACGGCGTAAAATAA